The genomic interval CTGAGACCCCAGTGCTGGGGCCCTGCACAGATTTACACaaattacattatacattttctttacatttggaatcctttttataattattattattattattattattattattattattattattattattattattattaccaaaatttatgcaaatacaaatttattaatgaactaaAAGCGTTATCTAAATCACAGGTTCTTAGAATTTAACCTCTGCTTTTCTGTATGATTTGTGTAAGCTTTTTAGTATTGCTTTATTTCCTAGGATAAAAATAACCGAAACTTAAGTGTTAAGGCATCACAGGTGTGTTCATGATATTATTGTTGcaattctattttaaatgatCTGCAAATTTTACAATGGCTGTGAGAACTCATATACGTTAGAGGAAAGTTTTATTTTGCCATTTGAAAGTATTTACACTTCcaaatgttgttttgttaaCTTTGTTAAGTAGGCAACATCACAACCAACTCTACAGACTGGATGGAGGAATTCAGCAACATTGAGTCCAAATTTGCTCTGAGAACAATCGAGGAACCGGAGGACGATCTATGCTACATTGTTCCTGGCCAACGGGACACCATTAAAGAGTGCAATTTCAATCCAGACAACAAGACTTTTGTAATTATTCATGGATGGACTGTAAGTGCATTAATTCATCAAGTGTGTTCAAGCAAAGTGAATGTGAAGGTGTTTCCCACAAACTGATCACCTAAACTTTGTTCAGGTCACTGGCATGTATGAGAGTTGGGTTACCAAACTGGTGACAGCTCTGTATGAACGCGAGCCAGCAGCCAACGTCATTGTGGTGGACTGGCTTGTCCGGGCACAGCAACATTACCCAACCTCTGCTGCCTACACCAAGCTTGTTGGCAATGATGTGGCCAAGTTTGTCAACTGGCTACAGGTGAGAGACTAAGCAAAGACTCAGTACAAAATAATATCGGTACAAAAGTTTGCATCTCATTTTCTAAATGCTGCATTAATTTTCTCTAATAATATGTTTGTCCTTCTGCCTTCATAAACACCTACAAACACTTTTCCTTATTCTGAAGAACTTTTGTTACTTCTCCTTACTAATACTAGTgcataaaaatgatttttaaaacaattttctgCTGGTTGTCCTATTAGTTcttaaatatttctatattttataaaagaaaaaggtgAACTGAAATTGTGAAATtatattttggtaaaataaagTATCTTGTAATttgaacattaaacattttacaacttTAAAGTATGAAAATTAAAACATCAAATCAGATGCTGTCTAATTTTGTAATTCATTTgatctcattttttattctgGAAAGATATTATGATGTATATGAAAGTGTATTATGACCTATCAATGTTTTGAAATCTCTCAGCCCTAGATATTCTAAATGGTGCATAATGTGCAGAATTAcctatatttcatttttagcaTGTTCTTTGTACAGTGTACACTCACTGAAAAAAGCTACTACCTTTTCTTTACACTTGGATTTCAAGTGTGCATCTTTTTAATCAGAAGTATGTATTGTTTACAAAGAAAGATACATGTATTCTAAAAGTCAATTATAGTCCAATATAATCTGTTTGAAAAGTACACTATCGCCACAGTTCTAGGTAAAAGATACTGCACGTATTAAAGGCACAAATGAAAAAGGGTGTTTCTATTCTAGCAACAAGGGCAGGTACAGTTTTTCTCCCTGGAAATTTTCATAGTTTTCTTCTCAGTAGATAAAGACAGTGCAAATATTTGCATCATATACTGTCAGGTACACCCATGTAAACCATTTAGGATTAAATCATCTTCCTTTTGAATAAAAGCCTTCCGTTGCCTTTATTTCTTGCTGATAGGCTGAGCTGGAGTATCCATGGGAAAAGATTCACCTACTGGGTTACAGTTTGGGTGCTCATGTTGCCGGCATTGCAGGACTTCTCACAAGAAACAAAGTCAGCAGGATCACAGGTAACTCATCAACATGCATCTGTCCTACTGGCTTAATCTGGTTTGTTTACACCCCTTTTAAAGTCACTAGACTGGAGACAGCTCGTTGTTGGTTTTAGGAGGACATAGTAAAACTGTTAACCTTTCAGGactttataacatttttatttgcagGGTTTATTGTAACTTCTTAAACACCCAGCAGCAAATGGTGGGATCAAATGATAATAAAGAGATTTTTGCAATATTTGCCATTGCAATACTTATAGCACATAAccatatgtttttattatacttttaatataatttattatacatgtttttttaataaacagtcaCAAAAAATGAGTCATACATACATGCTGATGTAATTTAGATTTGTttccaaacattttttatttctgttcatacaGGCATGGATCCAGCTGGCCCAAGCTTTGAGTATGCTGATGCCCAGAGCACACTTTCCCCAGATGATGCCCAGTTTGTTGATGTGCTCCACACGAACACCCGCGGCTCACCGGACCGCAGCATCGGCATCCAGAGGCCTGTGGGTCATGTGGACTTCTACCCAAATGGAGGGACGTTCCAGCCTGGATGTGATCTACAGAACACCATGATGATGGTGGCTACCACAGGGTTGAGAAGTGAGCTCTCTTCTTTATACTACAAACAGTTTACAGAAGCAAAACATGATTACTATGTAATCCTAAAAGATTATTTGGCCTTAAATTAGAGGttaattagtttaataaaaaaacctgTTTAAAAAACAACTAATACTATGCTTACATTTGCAGCTGATAATGTTCCTGCTGAAAATATGGATCCCCTCTTACAATTTTATGAAAATAGTCTCATACAGTTATTTTGGCATAAATAGAATGTCTAGAGTACAGGTGTACATCGAGGTGGGCAGATTTACGATTggcattttttgtgagagtggGTAAGATTAAGATCAAATTAGGATTGCTAAAGGTTTTATGTGAGTGGGAGAAATTGGTCATAATTTCTGTAGGAGTAGGTGGGATTGGTCAGGtttgcaaaaatataaaatcctAAAAAACATTTAGACCTATTTAGGTAGCACCTTGCTACTGTTAGCATTTTGCACTTGTAATGAACTCACTTCTGTTTGTTGTATTCACTAGACATGGACCAGATTGTGAAGTGTTCCCATGAGCGCTCCATCCACCTCTTCATCGACTCTTTGGTCAACATGAAGCAGCAAAGCATGGCATACCGCTGCAGCTCCAAAGAAACCTTCAACAagggtgtgtgtctgagctGCCGCAAGAACCGCTGCAACAAGGTGGGCTATGAGGTCAACAAGGTGCGCAGCCGCCGGAGTAGCAAGATGTACATGAAGACCAGAGAGATGATGCCGTACAAAGGTAAAAGATTAGGCTTGTCACTTGCTGAAAAACCAAAAAGGAAATCATTGCTGTTGTCCTTACAATAAGTATAGCTGATGTAATTTATTACAGTGTAGTCTATGGTTTATTGGGccaaatttgaataaaaaaaattagctgtaaaaaaaaatcaggctaTATCCTGAGCAGATTAGGTCATTTGTAGATCTTTGTTTTGTGCTGTTGTTAGTAATATTACAAAGGATTGGTTGTAATGAGGATTATTAATATGCCTTGTGATAATAAAAGGCTTGTTTTACAACAGAAGCACCTGTGCTACGACAATAATGGCTCCAGGCCAGCAGACATTTCCTTTCAAGATAAAGCTGATTACTTCCCGTTCCTATATGACGGAATTTTCCCCTGCCTATTTCTGTTTCTCAGAAATTCTATTTTAATTCCATACAGTTTTCCACTACCAAGTTAAAGTCCATTTCTTCAGCAAGAGCCAGCTAAGCTATACAGATCAGCCCATGAAGATTTCTCTGTATGGCTACTCTGGAGAGAAGGAGAACATTCCCTACATTATGTAAGTTGGATTCAGTTTGTCATGTAAGATGCAGCACAAGGATGTTTGTTGATGGTGGTGTATGTCATGGTGTGTTTGATGTATGTCATGCAGGCCTGCTTTGAAAACCAACACCACCATTTCGTTCTTACTCACCACGGATGTGGACATTGGCGAGCTACTGATGGTGAAGATTCTCTGGGAGAAGGATACTATCCTCAGCTGGCCCTGGTGGAACCCAGACACTTTCCACATTCGCAAGCTGCGCATCAAATCTGGGGAAACACAGTCCAGGTGATTAAAATGGGAATAGTAGGGGTGGagcataattaatatttatgatACCATTGTATATATTTAAGAATCAGTGTGGATTGGGTAAAATTTGGACAACAATCAAGAGTTAAACAGAGCATGTGGCAGGTGCTTGTCAGTTCTAGCAGAGGTCTGGCCGCTGTGTCTGTCGGTTCTTATAACGAAGGTGTGTCATCTGTGTGGCCTCTTTGCTTGTCAGTTACAATGAAGTAGGCATGGTCTCACCATCAAAACACTGAAAATTTAACAGTTTTTATGGTACAGAAAAAATTACTTATTGTATTGTTAATCAGAATCAAGCTACTTTTCTCTGTAGACCTCTGGATTGTAGAAAACCTCTGGATTGTACAAAAATTCTTGTGCTGATGTTCCATTGTACAGCTATACACACCCCTAATATATTGCAATAAGTTTGCACACTTACAATATGCAATGTTTCAGAGTGCACTTCACTGCCAAGGATGGTGAGTTCTCCTACCTTGCCCGTGGAGGGGATGTCGCTGTGTTTGTGAAAGATAAAGAAGCTCAGTCAAGCCGCAAAAGTGAAAGGTAacattttttgatttatttccaGCGTAATATAAGCTGCAAATGTTTCATCATGTAGCAAAGCTTGTTATAATTCAAAATGTTAATCAGTTGAAACTTTTTATATGGTATATATCAATGGTATGATGTTTTTGACTTTGACAGATTGCACAAGTTGAAGATGCATGGCAGCTCATTCAAAAATACTGCCTTAGACGCTTAGAGAGGCCCTCGCTTGTCCAGCATTTTGCCAGAAACTGAGGGGAACCTGCTGAAaccagacagggagagagacggtGCAGTTTCTGTACATTCAGAACCGAGCAAGATGCAGAATTGTAGCAATTATGTGACCTTCACCCATAAGCACATCCTGTAAGGAACCTTTACTTGTGATAACCTTAAACTGCTGAGcagtttaaaagaaatgtttaatttctAATTACCGCTAAGTATTATTGATTAGCTGAACTGCTCActggagctcagagtagagccagAACTTGGACCCTGACCACTTCTCATTGGCTGTAAATAGGCATGTGCATGTTCAACAAACTTCATGAATGAAATGCTGCTTGAGGTTTGTTTGTGGTAGAAAAATCTGACCAATGAGACCAGCAATGATGTTATGATAATAGTGATAGAACAATCATGCACATGCCTAGAtgctaaatatttctttaaataaaagataaggAGTCCTTTATTGTTATGCAATATATTTGTACGTATATGTAAGTAaactgttacactgttataatgtgtgtattgaaTTTTTGTCAGCTTTGGTCAAACCTAAGCAAAAGTAATAAACAATGTAGGGAAAAATGGGCATCACGCAGGGTTTTACTCAGCTAAAAGGAGCTTGATAAGTCTCatattgactgactgactcactgagtcACTAACTGACTGATTCATTGACTGAATGATGGAATCACTAAGTCACTGACTGACCGATACACTGAGTTACTGACTGATTAATCACTGGCTCACTGACTAGCTCTAAAGGTGATTTCCCTGATGAACTAGCTTATTTCATCTGTGAAATTAAGCAGcatgtttatttcttcttatcTGCCTACATAGCAATCAAATACTGAGTGTACTTGATTACAGTGAAGTAattgacactgatgtgacactagGCTCTGTGCATATCATGGTGAAATTTTATAGAATATAAAAGACGTACAGCACTCAACAATTCAGTGAAGCACTGTGTAAAAGCCTATATTCTACCTAGAAGATAACACACATAATGCTGAACCTACAGGTCTTCATGTATTTAGCAGTccaatttttgtatttaaatagtcATAATATGCTGACCACTTGCTAGCACGGGACCAAATACTCTCTTGGCTGAATCTATATACAGAACTAATCgatgtaaatatgtttaattgttCTGTATTTGGAAATATGTAAGTTTAagttgtttttgtgtctgtggagAAGTTACTGTGTTTGGCACAGGTCACTTTATAGGCTTGGATTGTCTTCCTGTTAGATTCATTTGTCACTTAATATCATAGGCAGAAGTCCTTTTTCATTTGCTCAATTGTTTCCGATTCACTGAAAAGATCACTCAAGACCTAAAATCTATTAAATGGGTATAAGTGTTTGAGGCATGCAAAAGTATaggttttgattcattttcagtatgTAATCGTGCATTTAATCTTGCCTTATAATGTGATCATTGCCAGactgtgaaaaaaagaattttgaacATTCTTCTGAAAACTTTCCAACATGTACCAGAAACCGAGCCCTGAggaaatcaaaaacaaaatagcacttgtggaaaaaaaacaattccccCACAGCAGTCATAAATATAGcagtgttatttattaattgtatatatttgtacattaGCCTTGTATAAACAATGTATACCCTTGGGATTATTCATCGTATTAATATTCAATGCActgcataaatatattttaataaagagtATGTATTCTAACTGTCTAAAGTTCTCTGTCTTTATGAGTTTTAACATGGAATTTAAAAACGCATAATAATTCAGACTGAAATGATGAACAACATAAAACTGAAAGAAGTTCAAAAgacttgattaaaaaaaatcgcAAATTGTTTATAAGACCACTGACAAATGTTGAATTGAgtttaaatgtatgaaaatgaacagaattcACTTAAATGTAGTGATATATATAATGGTTGTTTAACCCTCTGAGGTCTGTCAATTTTTTGATACATGGAATTTCCCATTTCAGATAAAGGGGTTATATCTACTATTTCTGTGATTGATGTTTAGACTGAATAACAAAACATATGGTTGGAAAACTGTAATTAGTGCAACTATAATATGTCTTGAAATCAAATGGCAAATAAAAACCTAGCTGAATGCTTTTAACCCTCTTCCTCGTACAGGAGCTAACAGAAGCCCATGATTGGCTAGTGCTGCAGTAACTGACAGGGAAGAAATGCCCCTCCCACTCAGTATTACTATGCAGCCAGTGCTTGTTGCTCTCTTTGTCTCACAGCCACAATTGGTTGAAAATTTTTAACTCCAATATCTCAAAGAAAAGGCCAGCAGGTCACCTTTTCTATTGTACCTTTCCCTCTAATCTGATTAGATAAGTGATGACGTGCCTCGGCCACAAAAGCAGAAGTTTTGCAGATAATTGGACTGGAAATTGTCTGCTTTATACCAGATGACTCATCTGTTCAGAGTGTGTAATATTAGCCAAAAGTGGCTCTTTTAAGCAccacagcaaaataaaacaaacaatttcaTTTGTCTTTGAAAACAAGAAATGGTGAATATCTTTTTAAGTTTAGAGATGGACTTGTGAATGTAAGATGTTTAGAGATGGATTTTAAATAAGAGGTCTGCAGGGGTCTGACAAGACGATTGTGAGTTCCAGAGAACCAGTCCTTATTCATCATTATATATCCATACTCTATATCCATTACACACCCTTATATAACTGTATTATATTTTCCCTTTGTCCTGTGTAACATGAATGTCTATTCTAATTATAATCTCATTGCCAAATCTGCTTCATTTTCCAGACTTACttacatttgttcatttaaacatagCCGTTTGTTTCCTGCAATTGTTGGGACATCTAATTCAAACAGTAAACAAACCATACATGCATATCATCTTGTAAAATTTGCTTTTAATTTATCCCCAATCCTTTAGTACTATTTGTTGGAAAAACAGATTTCCTCAAAAACAGGAGGTAAATCTTGGAACAGATCTTTGTCACATGTCTTTTACTGGCCTCTCTAAATGGAATTCCTGGAAATCCTGGCAAGTTAAGGAGTAATTTGGACTCTTCTGAAGTCCTGGCAAGACTTGATGTTCAAGTTGGAAACAAAAACTTTCAAAATGGCACTTGTTCTATGTCCAcatacactttctctctcacacacgcacacacaaacagagaccaATGCATAGCCATCTAAGAACAATAGCATCAACAGTGTTACTCAACTACATGTGATGTAAACAAAGTTGAAATGAGTTCATGATTCCTCTGAACTTGGCTTTCTGGGCTCTCAGCTGCTTTTCATGGAAAAGAGGAAACTTGGTTTGGGAATGAACAGAGAGTATTAAAGCATTTCTGTTCAGAGTCAATTCAAGAACACTTCTCTTGATATGGACAtgtttaaaaatggaaattgaaAAAAGTTATATAATATTTAGCATTACTCTAATTTCTGATCCTCAGAGTTCtgtgcggggggcacggtggcttagtggttagctcgttcgcctcacacctccagggttgggggttcgattcccgcctccaccttgtgtgtgtggagtttgcatgttctccccgtgcctcgggggtttcctccgggtactccggtttcctccccaggtccaaagacatgcatggtaggttgattggcatctctggaaaattgtccgtagtgtgtgaatgtgtgagtgaatgagagtgtgtgtgtgccctgcgatgggttggcactccgtccagggtgtatcctgccttgatgcccgatgacgcctgagataggcacaggctccccgtgacccgaggtagttcggataagcggtagaaaatgagtgagtgagagagagagttctgtgCTTGACCCtttctgttattatttagttgttaataattatagtatattagtatattattaaatatgtattaataattgtagtatattattatttagaccCTTAGTATTATTTTGGCAGTTGACACTATCCTCCATCCTCAGAACAAAGTACTTAGTGTCtaaatgatatatttaaataaataattattcttGTTCTTATACAGCATGCAATTATAGATCCATCTAGCACTGTCATCCTGTCTCATTTGTATTCCTAAAAACCTCCAGTTGTGTATTTCAAGCCTGCATATCAAGAAAATCACTTCTATACTTGTAAACCTGTTAAGCTGTAGAGAAGTACACATGCTCCCCAGGTCAAGAGGGTGAGCTTCTCTGGCACTTGGTAATGTCTGATTTATTGTCCTCTGTAGGTCACATTACTAATCCAGGCTTCTGACCTGCAGCTGAGTGTGCATGACATTACAGGAAAATGGGGGCCAAAAACAGGCACTCTTCAGGTTGTTCTCTGAAGTGCAGGATGACCTCTTGAAAAGTTATTTAATCACTTCACAGTATTTATTGTAAAATGTCATGAAacaggaggttttttttttttacattttactagGACTAAAgtctattttttaaaactttactgGTTATTGATTGATTAAATCAATAACCAGTTGACAATAaccagttgattttttttttttgactttacTGAGTGGACATACATTTTATTCTTACAGAATAAAAGTTTTCACATGTAATGGTTTGCTCTTTGGTTTACTCTCTATTTGTAAATTTCAAAGAAGATGTGCCAATTGAATCTTAAAAGGGCTTTAGGGAAAAAATTACCATGGTGTATATAAGAAATGGTCAAAAGCATCCTACATCAAAATTTAttacataaggaataaaacccaTGGAGGAAATGTGTTCCAAGTAAACAATGGACGAAATGGTGGTGTAATGAAGCAGTATTACTGTTACCACCTCAaagttaattattaatttagtgttttattccacttatacccCAGCAATTTCTTGCctaatttgttaaatatattatctcactctctcttaaaGTGAATGAGAAACATTCAGCTTGTTATTTTACTGAGAAACTACAAAATTGTACTTTGAAaacaaagctttatttttgaCTTCCAAAACCCTGATACCAGCGAATCAGGAggaaacaacaaacacaagctCAGGAGTAAACACAGCAATTCTACCCTTTCCATCACCAAGCTGTTCAGATATTCTTTcaatttgtctaaaatgtgtgtaattatgcCTTTATAACTGATTCCTTGTCAGAGGCATATCCAAACATATTGATTCACAGAAGGGGGCAGAATAACACTATGGCATGTTATGCCctagtttatttacagaaaaaaaaattttcatattaatttttcataatatatttattgttcctTGGCACAAATTGAATGGCCACCTAACGTAAATAACTGATTTCATAGTTGTTCAATATTGTGTTCTAGTTAAATCTACACAAAttgtacaaaaatatttacatctaAACTCATGGCATATGGGTTGGAGGGGAAATCTGATCAactttattgtctttatttaacactaatgTGGATGTAATGTTTCACAAtaactcaacaccactgaaatAGCACCTATAACTTTACATATACGCTTATATGTAGTAAGTCTAGCATACTTGGTAGATTTATTGGCTAGGATAAATTAC from Tachysurus vachellii isolate PV-2020 chromosome 1, HZAU_Pvac_v1, whole genome shotgun sequence carries:
- the lpla gene encoding lipoprotein lipase isoform X1, which gives rise to MGRETVALHIIWMYFLSFSCSLSTTVSPTLETSTFIGNITTNSTDWMEEFSNIESKFALRTIEEPEDDLCYIVPGQRDTIKECNFNPDNKTFVIIHGWTVTGMYESWVTKLVTALYEREPAANVIVVDWLVRAQQHYPTSAAYTKLVGNDVAKFVNWLQAELEYPWEKIHLLGYSLGAHVAGIAGLLTRNKVSRITGMDPAGPSFEYADAQSTLSPDDAQFVDVLHTNTRGSPDRSIGIQRPVGHVDFYPNGGTFQPGCDLQNTMMMVATTGLRNMDQIVKCSHERSIHLFIDSLVNMKQQSMAYRCSSKETFNKGVCLSCRKNRCNKVGYEVNKVRSRRSSKMYMKTREMMPYKVFHYQVKVHFFSKSQLSYTDQPMKISLYGYSGEKENIPYIMPALKTNTTISFLLTTDVDIGELLMVKILWEKDTILSWPWWNPDTFHIRKLRIKSGETQSRVHFTAKDGEFSYLARGGDVAVFVKDKEAQSSRKSERLHKLKMHGSSFKNTALDA
- the lpla gene encoding lipoprotein lipase isoform X2, which codes for MGRETVALHIIWMYFLSFSCSLSTTVSPTLETSTFSNITTNSTDWMEEFSNIESKFALRTIEEPEDDLCYIVPGQRDTIKECNFNPDNKTFVIIHGWTVTGMYESWVTKLVTALYEREPAANVIVVDWLVRAQQHYPTSAAYTKLVGNDVAKFVNWLQAELEYPWEKIHLLGYSLGAHVAGIAGLLTRNKVSRITGMDPAGPSFEYADAQSTLSPDDAQFVDVLHTNTRGSPDRSIGIQRPVGHVDFYPNGGTFQPGCDLQNTMMMVATTGLRNMDQIVKCSHERSIHLFIDSLVNMKQQSMAYRCSSKETFNKGVCLSCRKNRCNKVGYEVNKVRSRRSSKMYMKTREMMPYKVFHYQVKVHFFSKSQLSYTDQPMKISLYGYSGEKENIPYIMPALKTNTTISFLLTTDVDIGELLMVKILWEKDTILSWPWWNPDTFHIRKLRIKSGETQSRVHFTAKDGEFSYLARGGDVAVFVKDKEAQSSRKSERLHKLKMHGSSFKNTALDA